From a region of the Arachis ipaensis cultivar K30076 chromosome B09, Araip1.1, whole genome shotgun sequence genome:
- the LOC107618663 gene encoding uncharacterized protein LOC107618663 codes for MEQVLNKLQGIYLRKMQIKIITDRIFDTVKNDRGRVNLKFEDLYIAVLLVYNDINKFLPVTHIDPPSKAKVREIMKECDINFDGEIDRNEFYDFIKQITSDTVTIVSKRLILTFAIAPTVAMLTKKITEGIPHVGNIVRWLPNSVYASTVTLAVWWHQKQKLS; via the exons ATGGAACAAGTCCTGAACAAGTTACAAG GTATCTATCTAAGGAAAATGCAAATAAAGATTATTACAGATCGAATTTTCGACACTGTAAAGAATGATAGAGGAAGAGttaatttgaaatttgaagatCTGTATATTGCTGTTTTACTTGTGTACAA TGATATCAATAAGTTTTTGCCTGTTACACATATTGATCCTCCATCCAAAGCCAAAGTCAGAGAAATCATGAAG GAATGTGACATCAACTTTGATGGAGAAATCGATCGAAACGAATTTTATGACTTCATCAAGCAGATCACATCAGATACAGTCACGATTGTTAGTAAACGACTCATCCTCACCTTCGCCATAGCACCAACGGTCGCCATGCTAACAAAGAAAATCACAGAAGGGATCCCACATGTTGGGAATATCGTTAGATGGTTACCCAATTCAGTTTATGCTTCAACTGTGACACTTGCAGTTTGGTGGCACCAAAAACAAAAACTCAGTTGA
- the LOC107618662 gene encoding uncharacterized protein LOC107618662, giving the protein MGQILDKLQGKEWRRKQIRKITDRVFDGVKNETGRANLKFEDLYIAVLIVYNDINKHLPGPHFDPPPKDKVREMMQNCDINLDGEIDREEFYNFIKQLTADTFIIVSQKLIITLAVAPAVALATKRSTEKVPGVGNVVQKIPNSVYASLVTLAVVWFQKQTFGDDPKY; this is encoded by the exons ATGGGACAAATCCTCGACAAGCTTCAGG GTAAGGAGTGGAGGCGAAAGCAAATAAGGAAGATTACAGATCGAGTTTTTGATGGCGTGAAGAATGAGACGGGAAGGGCtaatttgaaatttgaagatCTGTATATTGCTGTTTTGATTGTGTACAA TGATATCAACAAGCATTTGCCTGGTCCACATTttgatcctccaccaaaagacaAAGTCAGAGAGATGATGCAG AATTGTGATATCAACCTTGACGGGGAAATCGATCGGGAAGAGTTTTACAATTTCATCAAGCAGTTGACTGCTGATACTTTCATCATTGTTAGTCAAAAGCTTATTATCACTTTGGCTGTAGCACCAGCTGTTGCATTGGCAACAAAGAGAAGCACTGAAAAGGTCCCTGGTGTTGGGAATGTGGTGCAAAAGATACCAAATTCGGTTTATGCTTCACTTGTGACCCTTGCAGTTGTGTGGTTCCAAAAACAGACCTTCGGAGATGATCCAAAGTACTAG